The genomic DNA GTCTTTTCCCAGAGGTATTCCGTGCTCAGGGTAAAATTATAATTGGGACTGAATTCCATTTTCGCCGTAGCAGGCATGTAATATCCAATATTGGCCACCTGCGCCTCGGCACTTAACTGCCATTGACCCTGCCAGTTGACTTTGGTGCTGAAATGCCCGCCATAGGTCTTTTTTTCCTGAACATTTCCATAGACATAATCCGCCTGTCCCTGTTGGTCATCGTTAGGAATCACCATCAATTCTATACCGTTCTTCAGGTGATTATAGTAGGAATTCATTTCAAGTCGAAATTGTAAATCACCAGCGATGACTTGCTTCGAAAGGCCTGCGGAAACATTGAAGCCTTCTTCTGCCAACAAATTTTCATTGCCATAAATCTGATGATTGCTATCTACAAAGGTCATATAGAGCTCTTTTAGAGAAGGCGATCTGAAGGCGGTGGCCATCGAAAGCCGACCACTCCAGTGTTGAGCGCCCTGCCATCTGTAATGAAGGTTATAAATCACGGGGGCATCAAATTTTGAATTATGCATATATCGCAAACCTGGCTGAAGCGTATGCTGATCGGTCAGCTTTATTTCTGCGGAAGAGAAGAGCGCCACTTCAGTAAGGCCGTCATTTTCTGGCACTTTATCCCCTGAGCCTTCATCCTGTTTGTATTCGCCACCAATTTGTAGCTGAATCCTATCCCAGTTTTGTACAAAAATCCAACGACTCAACAAAGTATTAAAATGGTCAGAAGTTTCACCCGTAACGACCTCATCATTATTGATCAGGTCCTTGGTGAGGTGTTGTGTATTTCGGTCAAAAATCTGATAAGAGGTCAGTCCAGTAAGGGAGGCCTTTTCACCGATGTTCAGCTTCAGTTTCTGATATAAATTATACCTTTTTGTCAGAAACTGAATATCGTAAACGGTACTTCCAAATGCTGGGAAATCACCCAAAGCAGAAATGGTTTCATCAAAATTTCTTAGCCCAATTTTAAAATCTATTTTATGATTTTTAAATTGATAATAGGGGGAATACTGAAACTGTGTCTTTGGCCGCCAGTCATGGCTCCGGCGCTGACCTTCAGAAGTCGAATTGTAACCATTGAAATAATTGTAGCTCGTCGCGATGCCCATCAGGTGATTCCCCGATTTATAATTCAGGTCAAGGGAATTCTGAAATTGTCCGACAGATTCCGCATAAGACCGGACCCCAATGTCAAGCTTGTTCCGTTCATGTTTTTTACTGATAATATTGATCGTGCCCGCCAGAGCATTGGAACCATATATCACCGACATCGGCCCCTCGATAATCTCAATTTGTTCAATTTCTGATAGATTGATTTGCGATAAATCGATGTTCCCATCCTGTCGGCCAATCAGCGGTATGCCGTCAATCATTACATTGACGTGCTCTCCACCAAGCCCCTGCATCATGATTTTGGTGCCCAGCATGGGGTCCTCAGAAAGATTAATGCCGGACTGAAAGTGAAGAAGATCGGGCAGTTGTGCAGCACCCATTTTTGTAATTTCAGGAGAAGCAATAAGCTTGACTTTGTAAACCGATTGATCCACAGGTTTGGGGGTGCCTTGTGCGGTAACCACCACCTGCTGCAACGACCTGACATCAGGAGCAAGCTGACAGCGGAGGTTGGCCTTTTTTAGCTTCACCTGCTGATCAATATAGCAAAGATGGTGAACCGTGGCCGTCAGCCCTTCCTGATAATTAAACCTTGCTTCGCCATTTCTATTGGTGGTCAGGAGTTGTTGCTGTCCGCTTTCCGTATTTTTTATCAGAATGCTTGCACCAGCAATAGGGGTGGCGTTTTCGTTGTCGGCGACCGATATTTTAAAAACTTGGGCATCAACCGCCAAATGACTGAAAAGCAAAACGCCGATGGCCATGGCTTTTTTGAATGCCGGCTGTTGTACAAGTGTCCTTTTGGGTAGTTTTCCGCGGCTACTTTTCTTCGCCCATTTGCGCTCCGATAAGTCACTGACGGTATCAAGAATACAGCCCGTAGGGCAGGTCATTCTACACCAGATCATGGGGTAACGCATGGAAATTGCAATCACCAGGGCTGCAACAAAAAACCAGTAATTTTGCAGCTGATATCCGAACAGATCTGGGAAAAGTTCAAAATTGGACCAACCACGGAAACCGTAAATTATTCCCGTTAAAATGGCGAGTGTCAGTGCGTAACGAATGGCTGCGAGCTGTCGGTTGCTGATCATGATTTTCTTGGATTTAAAAGGGGAAAACCGCAAGGCAATCATTTGTGCGGCACCAAAAGGGCAAACATATTTACAATAGGTATTCTTTCCCCAAATGGCACTCAGCACCACCATAGAGGTATAAATGACCATAAACATGGACAGCTTCGTTCCGATAAAGGGCTGTAATATACTGATATAGGTAAACGACTGGTTATTGATAAAACCAAGAAAGAGCAGTGTGATACAGCCATATATCAAACGGCCTTTTTTTGTGAATTTGTACCACTTTTGAAAATGGATCATGAACAGCAGGCCAATCAATACGGCCTGGAAAATCCACCGATAACCCAATAGGGCTTTAATATTAAAATCACTCGTCGATTCACTTAAATACGCACGCCACATAGGCGCCGCCTGATGCAGCAAAGCGGTGGTCGCATCGGCCATGGCCTTGGTGGTAATAGTTGCCCCGGATACGGCATCAATTTCATGCGCATCGCCATAGGATAAATCCTGATATTGCTCGAGATATGAGGTCTGGAAAATTTTCCGCAAATAACTTTCCGTTTCAATGGATTCAATATAGTCTATGCCCTGAATTTCGCCTCCTGGCGCAATATACATGCCCAGAAAGATTGGCCCCGCATAGCCTTGCACATTATTATGCAGCATATTTTCTGTATAGAGTGCTTCGAGGTGTTGCCCTTTATAAAGTTCAGCATAGCAGAAATCTTCATGCAGCTTGATGGTCACCTGACGATCCTGCCCCCATTTTTTTTCCAGCCGCTCCCGCATTTGTGCGGCCCATTCATGGTTATTCAATAAGTTGGTATCTGCCTCTTTTTGAGCGATCAACCCATGAGAGGAAGCTTCTTTTTGCCTGCTGCTGACTATTCCGTAAGCAAAACGGACTTTGCTTTCCTGCTGAGAAATCAACCCGAATTTTGCAGCCTCCCGTTGTTGGCCCACAAATTTAGGGTTGAAAAATGTTGTCGTCGCAGCGGTATTGTTCAATACGACCGGGGTAGGGTTGAGCGGTGCATTCAGGCTGAAATAGATTCCCCAGGTCAGCACAACGAAGGTTAATGCTGCCTTGAGGTAATCAATTTTCAAGCCTTTTTTAAGCGGAAATAGTCTTAACCAAGCCGACATTCTAAAAAGCGTTAAATGAGATAAATTAAATTGCTGGACTGATTTTATCGACCATCTCTTTGGTAATGTTCACTACCCATTTGTTGATGTTGGCATCAGGAAGAATAGCATCCTGCTTATAGGCTACCCGGTCTTCGTGCTGTTCGATGGCATTGACGCCATTTTGGATAATTTCTCCCTGAAAATATTCATCATTTGCCACCAACACGGGAATGACAATCGCCTTTTCTTCCAGTTCAAGCACTTTCTCAATCGCCTTTTTTGTTGGTTCAGAGGAGTAACGTACCAAATGCCCACACCAACCGTAACTGATAGAACCGATGCCGGTTTGAACTTTCAAATATTTCCCAATATCCTCTACAAGTTCCTCCCACTGTTGATTAAAACTGGCATCACCATAGGCAATCAATGCAACACCTTCATCGCCTGACTGATCCGAAAGGGCAGCCACCCGGCGAGCAATATTTTTCTTTAATACAGAAGGGTAATCAAGCAAAGGCGCCACCGTAACTTTGGCCTTGGCACGGTAAACCTCAATTTTTTCCGCCGCCAATTCCTTCTGAACATCCGGATTGTTGGCCAGGCCACAAATATTCGGGATATCGGAATTGGTATGTGAGCTGATGGTCAGGAAGATAGGGACGATCACGACTTCATCGTATCCCTCTGCATCAAACGCTTTCAGCTGCGTAGCGATCGAAGGTTCGGTATATTCCATAAATGCCGTCCGGACATCGGAAACTCTGCCATCAGTTTTAATATCAGCAGTAACACTTTTTTCCACATCAAGCAGCATTGAGCGCCAATTTTTGGATACGGAACCATGATTAACCAGCAGTACACCGATTTTTGAGGAGGATACCGATGCTTCAACAGTAGATTTCTTGGGGTTCGTCTGGCAAGACCATAGCATGAGCATGGTCAGTGCGAAATAGATTGATTTCATTGTTATTTTTAATTAGACTTATTATAAATAGTAATACAAAAAAGGTTAAGCAGAAGCGATAAGAGTCTGTGCCTCCACTAACAGTTTGGCTTGCTGACAAGCCTGCTGAAGATCGTGAAGCTCCGTTTCAGTCAAATGATAGGAGAAATTTTGATCCGCAGTTCGCAACACAATGCGCGCTTGCTGATCCTGCAACCGGTAGGCATGATCCTTAAAATTCAGGGCAGATAATTCCTCCGTAAATTGGAAATAAGCCGATTTGCTGAAGTTAAACATCAGATTGAGATATTGAATGCTGATCTTATTGCACTGGCGACACTGACCAATGTGTAGACCGTCGCTTTTATAGAGGGATCGATGTTGGCACATGAATCTTTTCGTTTTTGTTTGGATTGTAAGCCTTTAGCGGCTTTGTTATCACAAACATAATCACTATTCTTATTTAGATCAATTAAAAATAAAGAAACTTCTATAATTTTTATTAGACACCCTTGTATTACATGACCATCAAAGACCCGTTAAGCGCCTTTCAAATCCCATATCAGCTAAAAAAAGGGTGCTGATCGTCTTCAGCACCCTTTATAAAAAAGTTTGGCTTTACATCGATTTCACCGCATTATTGAACTCGACAATCATATAAACGGGAAAATGATCAGAGTATCCTCCTTGGTAGGTGTCGCCAAAGCTGAAATCTATAAAGATAGTTTTTGGCCACCAATCGCCTGATTTTTACCGTTATTTGCATTCATCTCATCGCAGAACATTCTGGTTTTTGGCGACAAGTGCTAATTGTATTTTTTTTGTTGTTGGTAAAGTCCCTGTGGCTAAGGCCGACTTGCATGGTAATTGATTTATGAGGAACTTTCGTTTTGTTGTTTTCATAATTAACTAAAATTTAACAAGTTATACAACTGTGTAGACATATTTTAGCTCATTTCAAAAAGTTCATAATTAAGCTTATGTTAAATAGGCCCAAGGATATAATTTCATTGCTTTCCGTCATCACACTGACACTTCGGTAATTAAGGGTGACGGTATTTGGCTGTTCCCTCTTGAGTTGATAAATTGAATCTTCATCAACCTTACCTGAAGGGATTTCAGTTTGAGAAATTCCTTCCTTCGACTATTTATGCAAAAATATTATAAACTAAGCCTAAGTATTCTCCTCACTACAGTCATTCTGCTGATCAAGCCCCTTGCATCCTTGGTGTTCTCTGAGGAGGTGATCAGTCAGTCGATCATTATCGCACAGCGCAATAATCTTTTCATCGCAAGCTTTGCCTGGCTGTTAATAGAGTTCATCAATGTATTGAAGAAATTTCTCCTCAAGCAATACGACCTTTCTGATGAAGACAACCTCCGCTCACGGAAGCTGCACACGCAGATCAATATCCTTGAGAAAGTGATGGTCTTTATCATCATCCTGTTGGGTATCGGACTGATTTTACTGTCGTTTGAAAGCATCAGAAAAGTTGGTGTGGGCATCTTCGCCTCCGCAGGGATTGCAGGAATTATTGTCGGTTTATCGGCGCAAAAAGTCGTTGGTGCACTCATTGCGGGTATACAGATCGCCATCACGCAGCCCTTCCGAATTGATGATGCCGTGGTGGTGGAAAATGAATGGGGATGGATTGAAGAAATTAACCTTACCTACGTGGTGGTTCGTATCTGGGATAAACGCCGCCTCGTTCTGCCCTCTACCTATTTCCTTGAAAAACCTTTTCAAAACTGGACGCGCTCTTCGGCGGATATTCTGGGGACGGTCTTTTTATATACCGACTATACCATCCCGATTGATGCGCTCCGTTCAGCCCTTGACCAAATATTGGAAGGCAATGAACTGTGGGACGGTGAAGTGAAGGTTATTCAGGTGACGGATACCAAAGCGACACATATCGAGGTGCGCATTTTGGTCAGTGCCAAAAACTCCCCTACCGCCTGGGACCTACGGGTAATGGTTCGGGAACAGATGATTACTTTTATTCAGGAAAATTACCCCGAGAGTCTGCCAAAAACACGCATAGCAATGGAAGCCGAGAGGCCCGTCATGCAATAGTTTCGCCAGATTCCGCCATAGGGCTATACTCCCTCGTGCTCAGAAGATTTTTTTTGACAAGCCAATGGGCGTACGATCTGTACGCCCATCGCCTGTCGAATAGTTTAAAAATCAAGGTTCGAAATTCACCCATTTTTCGGCATATAAGTCTGGGCGGGGCACAAACTCAAAGCGGTCAGGCTGTTCTTCAAACTGCTGATAAATGGATTTTGAAGGATCGATTCCAAATTCCGTATAATTTCTCGGCGATTTTTTGATGATCAGATTACTCGGTTCATAATGAGGGTTCGCCACCCATTTCAGTCCCTTGTTTTCCGCATCGACCAAAGGGAAATAGCTCAAGCCGTGATGCGCCCTGACGTCCTCATAATCAAAACCATAATCGCGGTCGCACCAGGCACCGAATGTCAAAGGCGTACTGGGGTCTGCGGAAATGGTCGCATGTGCCCATGATGGAGGCACGATCACCACTTCTCCAGCTTTGGCATGTACAGCAAAGCAACGACCAGGTTGATCTTTGGCCGTTTCCTGCATATAAATGACGGCTTCTCCCTGCCAGATTTCATAAACCTCAGGCGTAGACCAGCCATTGGCATAGGCCGACTTTTTATGGATATGCCCCTGACTTCGGATCGGCTCCTCCCCTAACTGACCAGCCGCATAAGTCACCGCACCATAGAGCAGGTGCATCTCTTTGAGCAATGGCAAATGGTGGTTTTTACCCACATCCATTGCAATAGAATAGACAATTTCTGGGCCCTCACAGTCTGGCTGACGTAAACTTGGGCGTATCGCATCAAGCTTTCGGTGTTCAACAGTTGGTCCGAAATAACCATCTCCATAGGTGAAGCCTGTCACCATATCTGCCGGCTGAATATCCAGCCCGTTATCAAAAGTGCTTACTGCTGTTTTCATGGTTGTGTTCTTACAAATGCTTTCATGGTTCCACAGGTTTTCCCCTGACTTTTTTCTGTTGGGCGAACGGTATATTGTCCGAGTGCCGCAGGTAATATCACCACTTCAGCAAAATTCAGCAGAAATGGTTCAAAGGCGTTGGTAGGTGATTCAATGACCACCTGAGCCCCTTCCACCAAAGAAATCACGTTCACGGAATTTTGGGTATCATGCGTGGTGGTTTTTGTGAACCAGTGGCGACGGGTTTCAATAAACTCGGCCTCATGCAAACCAGTGCGCTCTTCTACCCAGCCGTCGCCTTCACCCACAACGGTTACCTGATTAACGAGATTATTTTTGGTCCATTCTGTCGTTCTATTCCACTGAATAACCTGCTTTCCATGCTCTATATTGATTGGGCGCGGTCTTCCGTCCATTCCAACACGACCCCAGTCATAGAGTTTAAAAGTGAAAATATAAGGCGTCGCACTGATTTCCAAAACCATAGAATCTGCCCCCTGACAATGCACCGTACCTGCAGGAATCAGGAAATGATCATGTTTGTTGGCGGGGAATCGTTGAACATGCTTGGTGTCATCGAAAGCCTCCCCGGTCGCTTGCGCGTGGTTAAGATCTCCCAAAAATTCTTCAGGGTCCACGCCTTCTTTCAGGCCAAGGTAAACCTCGGCATCAGGCTTGGCATCCATAATATAATAGCTTTCGTCCTGCGTATAATGCATGCCAAACTCTTGCTGAATGTACTGCGTAAGTGGGTGTACCTGCAAACTGAGATTTCCCCCGCCCATGGTGTCAAGGAAATCAAAACGGATAGGGAATTCGTCACCAAATCGACCATAAACAGGCAATCCCAAAAGGGCTTCAGGGTGTCTGAAAACCACATTGATAGACGGCACCTCAATCAGTTCCTCACCTGCCTGCACAAGCAAGCTGTTTTCTTCGGGAACCCCATTGAAACACCAGGCGTAATTTTTCTGTGCTGGATCAAGTCCGCAGACCTCTTTCATCCATTGTCCACCCCATGGCCCTGGATCGAAAAATGGCACCACGCTGAACGGCTGTTTTACCGACTGATCATAAGCCTCCAAAATCGCCTGATGTGCGATCAGTTTCGGCTGATCCTCCTTATTGGTATCCAGCAGAAAATCAATTTTATCGAAGAGCGTTTTTTTCAGTCGATCCAACACACGCCAGTCTACAAAAAATCCCTGCTTGTAAAGCAACATCCAATCGGGCGTATTGCGGTTACTCAGTCCCAGGCTATCCACCTCATTTCTGCGCATTCTTTGCTGAATTTCCCAGCGGGCCATATCCGCATAAACCAGCAAAGCAGGCGATTCACAAATGACGCTCGCCCCACTACCATATACCACAACCAAACCTTCGGCAGCTTCAATTTTTTGCTGTAAGGCTTCTACCTTTTCACCATCAAAATAGGCATCAATCTTCAATCGGCTCAGGTACCCGAAAATCCTGTCGTCAGTTACATCAGGCTGAACCATCGCTTTAATGTCTTCCTCGGATTTCATCCCACTTTTGGCATCAATCAGCAATGCAGGCTGAAGGTGCTCGGTGATGGCCGATTTCAGGCTGTCCATCGACACCCCATTGTAGCATTCGATGACTACCGTTTTGGCATTGGCAGCTTTGAGCTGTTCAAAAATCGCCGTCCATCCTATCGCCACATCATATGGATTTTTCAGCTTGATGGCAGGTTGAAGGTTAAACTGTTGGCTCGACATTTTTTATCTTTTCTTTTAGTAAATAATTGATTCCAAGGCAGCCGGCAAGATTTTCAAGGGCGGCTGCACGTACTGATACTTTTGCACAGGGCGTCCAGGCTCTCTGGTCCACCTGTTTTTGAATATAGGGCAGGATGATGTCCTGACTTTTCATCACTCCTCCGCCAATCACCACCACTTCAGGGTCGTAAGCATGGATCATCGTGATTACCCCAGCACTCCATGCCGAAAGGCATTGTTCTACCAAATCAATGGCGACCACTTCTTTTGTGCGGTAGGCCTCAAAGAGGTGGTAGAAATCCAGTTGCTCGGCCTGCTGAAGGGTCGATTGTTCAAATAATCGGTGACCCTTAATAATGTCTGGCAACTTCCAGCTCGAAGCAACAGCCTCAACACATCCCACATTCCCACAGGAACAACGGTCCCCCTGATGGTCCACGACGAAATGCCCACCGAGGCAACCTGCCTGATAGTGCTTTCCGTAGAGTAGTTGATTGTTGATCATCGCTGCCCCGCCGATCCCCGTGCCGAGGGTTATCATATTGACTTCTGAAAAGCCTTTTGCAGCACCAAATTGCCACTCACCAATAAGCGCTGCCCGGGCGTCATTTTCCATCACAATATGGTTCACCCCCAATGCCACTGCCCAGCTTCGGAAATCAAAATCCACCGCCCCGGCATGTTTTTCATTGATTGACAAGACCCGCTCCTGCACCACATCCACAATGCCAGGAATGGAAAAACCTATTCCCAAAATATCGGAAAAGGTCAATTGGTTAGCTGATAATAGCTGCTGGCACGCCGTGGCTACAGCCGACATCAACTCGGTAAAGTCCCCTTTTGAATTGGAAGGGAAAGTGGTTTCCTCCTTCACCTGATCCCCGATTACCAGGGACAATTTCACAAAGGTGCCGCCCAAATCAGCGGCAATTACCGCGCTCATTCTTCTACCAGTTTTGGCTCGCCGTCCACCTCAAGCAGTCGGGCAGAAAAGCCATGTTCGGCAATAGACTCATAATCGTGCCCCGCATCAGAGGGCCAGCAGGCGTTAAAAACCAATGGCTCGCTTCCTGTATTCGCCACTCGGTGAGCCACCTTTCCAGGGATATAATGAACAGAACCTGGGGTCATCTTCTCGGCCCAGATTTTACGATTTTCATCCATCAAAATCAGGTATCCTTCCCCTTTAACTCCCCAATAATATTCGGCGGTATCGAAATTACTGTGGAAGTGCCCACGGGTCATAAAATACTCCTGATCCACCTTCCCAGGGTAAATGGTAGAGTTGCCGAAAAACAGGCCGCCCGATTTCCCCTCCTCAACAGGCATGTAAGCCTGCACTTCGTAAATCAGGGCATCCTGATCCATCTCGGCACGTGCCGTTTCATTTTTAAATACCCCCGCAAGCGCATTGAGATACTTATAGGATTGCTTGATTTCCGTCCCCTCTAACTTTCCTTCGGTCAAGGTTAAAAATACTTTCGGATTAAAAAGTGCCATAATTATACAGATTTTCTTATGATTAGTTGAGCTATATTCTTGAGTTGTATTTGATTTTGTTCCTTCACCAACTGGCTGACCTTTTGGCCCATAGCGGCGAAGTCCGTGGATATGCAGGTAATTCCCTGACCTATCACGGCTTTCAGTGGCGTATCATTATAGGAGATCACACCTACCTGCTGAGCCAGGGTAAAGCCCTCGGAATGAATTTGTTGCATAACAGCGGCCAGGTCTTTGTCATAAATGGCAATCACCAGATCCCCTGCCTGTAATTTGTATTTTGCGGCTGAATTGACCACCTTAAATTTAAGGTCGGCCTGCTGAGCAAAAGCTTGTGCGCCCTCCATAATCTGCGCCATTTGCAACTGACGATGCGGTAGTAATAAAACCAGCCGCTGGTATTTTTTTATAGGATCGGCAATACTGTTCAAGGCATTGAAAGTGTCTTGCTGAAAGTCCTGAAATACCCCCCCATACTGATGCTGCAAATTGCCGGGCAAGCGATCGAGCAGAAACACCCGTTTTTGGGGGAGTCGTTCGATACTCGATTCAAAAGCTGGATCATCGAAAGGAATAATCAGGTAATCAGTGTACTGTCCATGTATTTTTTCAAGTAAAGACTGAAATGCCAATGGCTGGTTGTGATGAAAAAAGATATCCACCTGATCCTGACTTTCAAACTGCGTAACGATCGATTCATACAATTCCTCCTTATAGAGTGTCAGCTTGTCGAAGATCAAACAAATCTTTCGACCAAGGCGGTGGTCCTGCGCTACAAAGTAGCCTTTTCCATAAGTGGACACCACCAGCCCCTCGTTCATCAGCTGGCGGTAAGCCAACAAAATAGTATCCTGAGATACTCCATGTGCCTTTTTTATGGCATTCAGCGAAGGCAATTTTGCCCCCTGCTGCAGCTCCCCTTTATAAATGGCGTGCTTTATACTGTTTTTGATCTGCGCATACTTAGGCAGATCGCTATTTTCTGCTACTTCGATATATTCCATTACCCAACCACTATGTAGTACTATGGTAAGTAGGGCATTTTTTTTGATTCTGTGAAATAATTTTTGATATTTTTTCCTTCCCCCCCTGAAAGTACCGCTGGCGGCTAAAAAATAAAATTATATAGAACTTGCTTTTATTTTGACTAAATTCAAACAACTAAACACCAACCTAAAATAATAACAGTATGTCAAGCCCCATTTTTTGGAAGGACCTTCCTCAGCCCAAATCCAACTGGCTCACGGGCAATATGTCCGAATTTCAGGATGAAAACAAACACCTCATTCTTGAGCAATGGGCTGCTGAAAGTGGCGAATGCTTTAAGATAAGGCTCGTCAACCAGTGGTTTATCGTCAGTACAAATGAAAAAATGAATGCCGAAATCCTGAAGCTCAGGCCTCGGTTTTTCAGAAGATTCCATAAAATTGACCAGGTGGTAGGTGAAATGGGGCTTACGGGGGTATTCACCGCTGAGGGCGAACCGTGGCGGAAGCAAAGGCGGCTGACGGTGCAGGCACTGAACATGAAATCGGTGAAAAGTTATTTTCCTGTGTTGGAAAAAATCACCCAAAGACTCATGGACCGATGGGCA from Persicobacter psychrovividus includes the following:
- a CDS encoding GntR family transcriptional regulator; the protein is MEYIEVAENSDLPKYAQIKNSIKHAIYKGELQQGAKLPSLNAIKKAHGVSQDTILLAYRQLMNEGLVVSTYGKGYFVAQDHRLGRKICLIFDKLTLYKEELYESIVTQFESQDQVDIFFHHNQPLAFQSLLEKIHGQYTDYLIIPFDDPAFESSIERLPQKRVFLLDRLPGNLQHQYGGVFQDFQQDTFNALNSIADPIKKYQRLVLLLPHRQLQMAQIMEGAQAFAQQADLKFKVVNSAAKYKLQAGDLVIAIYDKDLAAVMQQIHSEGFTLAQQVGVISYNDTPLKAVIGQGITCISTDFAAMGQKVSQLVKEQNQIQLKNIAQLIIRKSV